Proteins co-encoded in one Brassica oleracea var. oleracea cultivar TO1000 chromosome C4, BOL, whole genome shotgun sequence genomic window:
- the LOC106338250 gene encoding uncharacterized protein LOC106338250, with translation MQNQQQQMQQMHQTIQNQQQAAQEQAAENAAREERGAFIGERNLPRNFAINRSPINPPPFTRQDYEIKPALIGLVQKSTFSGLISDIPMEHIEAFERICNFSRSNGVPPDYVKCTLFPFSLEGKASRWLQSLPTGSLTSWDQVRSTFLSHFYTKSKTAALRHRISNFKQKSDETFHEAWESNGDFMTQTTPGAFALIENMASSSLNKNKEHDRSKSVNSIDDLAAKSAGDKAFEAEQAGDDQQEVSYVNGQGWQLKNYHPNPNVRNNPELLWPKQDKPVDPAQSNQGQYAGYQKNYQPRNYVLSQQQNNQPQMQNHQNNQVATSTPVAVPQDETKTMLQQLLQGQQLQGKALNQVTTKNNTRMNHMFGDLSTKYDNVASHMRQMDIQIAQTAESVKRQQGGGKQLSEPERRRFTAAEKGKQKESEKLPADQADERNTEPALETSSPGPEQPAEAVRPIPEAVPPREYIPKVPYPVPASATRKDKEEMKCMKMLEELTVRIPLMDAIQMMPSMRSFMKGLISGKISEESEFMTVYKECIAVLQNRQMKKRGDPSKFVLSI, from the exons ATGCAGAATCAGCAACAGCAGATGCAGCAGATGCATCAAACCATCCAAAATCAACAACAAGCTGCTCAGGAACAAGCAGCCGAGAACGCCGCACGAGAGGAGCGTGGTGCTTTTATTGGGGAGCGAAACCTTCCGCGGAACTTCGCTATAAACCGCTCTCCCATCAACCCTCCACCCTTTACTCGACAAGATTATGAGATCAAACCTGCACTGATAGGTCTGGTACAGAAGAGCACGTTCAGCGGCCTCATTTCAGACATACCAATGGAACACATAGAGGCCTTTGAGAGGATTTGCAATTTTTCTCGCTCTAATGGAGTGCCACCGGATTATGTCAAATGCACGCTGTTCCCATTCTCTCTCGAAGGGAAAGCTTCTCGTTGGCTGCAATCTCTCCCAACAGGTTCTCTAACCTCATGGGACCAGGTTCGATCAACATTCCTGAGTCACTTCTACACCAAGTCCAAAACTGCGGCTCTGAGGCATAGAATCTCCAACTTCAAGCAGAAATCTGATGAAACTTTTCATGAAGCTTGGGAAAG TAACGGAGACTTCATGACTCAAACCACACCTGGTGCGTTCGCGCTGATTGAGAACATGGCTTCGAGTTCACTCAATAAGAACAAGGAGCATGATCGCTCCAAAAGTGTGAACAGTATAGATGACCTAGCGGCAAAG AGCGCAGGCGACAAGGCGTTTGAAGCTGAACAAGCAGGAGACGATCAGCAGGAAGTGAGCTACGTAAATGGGCAAGGGTGGCAGCTGAAGAACTACCACCCAAACCCTAACGTAAGGAACAATCCAGAGCTTTTATGGCCTAAGCAGGACAAACCAGTTGATCCGGCGCAGAGCAACCAAGGTCAGTATGCGGGGTATCAGAAGAACTATCAACCCCGAAACTATGTTCTAAGCCAACAACAGAACAATCAACCTCAGATGCAGAACCACCAGAATAATCAGGTCGCTACTTCCACCCCTGTCGCTGTTCCGCAAGATGAAACTAAAACCATGTTGCAGCAACTCCTCCAAGGACAACAGCTCCAAGGGAAAGCTCTGAACCAGGTCACTACCAAGAACAATACCAGAATGAACCATATGTTCGGAGATTTGAGCACCAAGTACGATAATGTCGCAAGCCATATGAGACAGATGGACATTCAGATAGCTCAGACTGCTGAGAGTGTCAAGAGGCAGCAAG GAGGGGGGAAGCAACTCTCCGAGCCAGAAAGGAGGAGGTTCACCGCAGCTGAGAAAGGGAAGCAGAAAGAGTCGGAAAAACTGCCAGCCGATCAGGCAGATGAGAGGAATACAGAACCAGCACTTGAAACAAGTTCGCCAGGGCCAGAACAACCAGCTGAAGCGGTGCGCCCGATCCCCGAGGCTGTTCCTCCTCGCGAATACATTCCTAAGGTCCCTTACCCTGTTCCAGCAAGTGCCACTCGTAAGGACAAAGAGGAAATGAAGTGCATGAAGATGCTGGAGGAACTAACCGTCCGAATCCCCTTGATGGATGCAATCCAGATGATGCCCTCCATGCGCAGCTTTATGAAGGGATTGATCTCAGGAAAAATATCAGAGGAGAGCGAGTTCATGACGGTTTACAAGGAGTGCATCGCAGTGCTTCAGAACAGGCAGATGAAGAAGCGAGGAGACCCCAGCAAATTTGTCCTCTCTATCTAG